The sequence below is a genomic window from Kitasatospora kifunensis.
CACCAGGCGCCCGCCGCCGGTCGATGGCTGACCGACTCGGGGATCAACCCCGACTACGTGCTCTGCTCCAGCTCGGTGCGTACCCGGGAGACCTGGAAGCTGGCCGCGCACGAGCTGCCCAAGCGGGCGCGCAGGACGGTCTTCGAGGACCGGATCTACGACGCGACCGCCGGCGAGATCATCGAGGTGCTCCAGGAGACCCCGGACGAGTTCGTGGACGTCCTCCTGGTGGGTCACAACCCCGGGGTGCAGAACCTGAGCGAGGTGCTGGCCGGGGACGGGAGCATCCGCGATGAGCTGGCCCAGCTGCGGCAGGGCGGCTTTCCCACGGCCGGGATCGTGGTGCTGACCTTCGAGGGGACCTGGAAGGACGTCGAGCCGGGCGTGGCCAGGCTGGTCTCGTACTTCGCACCGCCGCAGGACTGACGGGGCGGTCGTCGGTCTGAGGCGGGCGGGCCCGGTACCTTCGGGTACCGGGCCCGCTCCCGTAGCGCTCGGTGCGGCGAGAGCGCTCAGTGCGGCGAGGCGCCGTGCTCCTCGTACTCCGGCGGGGTGCCGTGCAGTTCGTCGGCGGCCTCCACCTCGTCGCGGGTGATCCCCAGCAGGTAGAGCACGGTGTCCAGGAACGGCACGTTGACCGCGGTGTCGGCGGCCTCCCTGACCACCGGCTTGGCGTTGAAGGCCACCCCGAGCCCGGCGGTGTTCAGCATGTCGAGGTCGTTGGCGCCGTCGCCGATCGCCACCGTCTGTTCCAGCGGCACCCGAGCCTGCTCGGCGAACCTGGTCAGCCAGCGCGCCTTGCCGGCCCGGTCCACGATCTCGCCGGTGACCCGACCGGTGAACCGTCCGTCGGCCACCTCCAGGGTGTTGGCGGCCGCGAAGTCCAGCCCGAGCAGCTCCACCAGGTAGTCGGTGACCTGGGTGAACCCGCCGGAGACGATCCCCACCTGATAGCCCAGGCGCTGGAGGGTGCGGATCAGGGTGCGCGCCCCCGGCGTGAGCCGGACCTCGGAGCGGACCTTCTCCACCACCCCCGCGTCCAGCCCCGCCAGCAGCTTCACCCGGGCCCGCAGCGACTCGGCGAAGTCCAGCTCGCCGCGCATCGCCGCCGCCGTCACCTCGGCCACCTCGGCCTCGCAGCCCGCGTGGGCGGCGAAGAGCTCGATCACCTCGTCCTGGATCAGCGTGGAGTCCACGTCCATCACCACCAGGCGCTTGGCGCGGCGCTCCAGACCGGCCGAGACCACCGCGATGTCCACCCGCTGCGCGGCCGCCTCCAGGGCGAGCGCCGCCCGCAGCCGCTCGGTGGCCACACCCGACACCGCCAGCTCCACCGCGGTCACCGGGTACTTGGCCAGTCGGAACACCCGGTCGATGTTGCCGCCCTCGGCGGTCACCTGGCGGGTCAGGGCCGAGACGGCGGCGGCGGTCAGCGGATGGCCGAGCACGGTGACGTGCGAACGCCCCTCGGCGCGCGGCCGGTTGTCGCCGGTACCGGAGATGATCTCGGCCTGGAGCCGCTGCTCCTCGGCCCAGCGGTGCACGGTGGCGCGCAGCGCGCCCTCGGCACCCGGCGCGCCACCGGTCGGCGGGGTGATCAGTGCACAGAGAGTTATCCGGCCCCGGGTGACCACCTGTTCGATGTCGATCACGTCGACGTCGAACTCGGCCAGCGTGGCGAAGAGTCCAGTGGTGATGCCCGGGCGGTCCTTGCCGAACACCTTGACCAGCAGAGTGCGCTTGTCGTCGGCGGTCCGGGGCTGCGGGGGTGTGGTGTTCATGGTACCGACCACGCTACCGGGCCCGGTCGGGCCGGCCGGTCCGCGTCCGTTCCGTGGACGCCGTGTGCGCACCTTGGATCGCTCCGATGGACCCGCTGTCACCAGGAAACCCGGGCTGTCACCAGGGGAACCTGGGAACGTTGCCGCCTGGTCACAGTCGGCGGGGGCGACTTTTCGCCCCCCGGGCCGAGCTGGAATGATTACCCCCCGTCAGA
It includes:
- a CDS encoding SixA phosphatase family protein; protein product: MSVNASRRIIVLRHAKADWPEVNDHERPLADRGRHQAPAAGRWLTDSGINPDYVLCSSSVRTRETWKLAAHELPKRARRTVFEDRIYDATAGEIIEVLQETPDEFVDVLLVGHNPGVQNLSEVLAGDGSIRDELAQLRQGGFPTAGIVVLTFEGTWKDVEPGVARLVSYFAPPQD
- the serB gene encoding phosphoserine phosphatase SerB; this encodes MNTTPPQPRTADDKRTLLVKVFGKDRPGITTGLFATLAEFDVDVIDIEQVVTRGRITLCALITPPTGGAPGAEGALRATVHRWAEEQRLQAEIISGTGDNRPRAEGRSHVTVLGHPLTAAAVSALTRQVTAEGGNIDRVFRLAKYPVTAVELAVSGVATERLRAALALEAAAQRVDIAVVSAGLERRAKRLVVMDVDSTLIQDEVIELFAAHAGCEAEVAEVTAAAMRGELDFAESLRARVKLLAGLDAGVVEKVRSEVRLTPGARTLIRTLQRLGYQVGIVSGGFTQVTDYLVELLGLDFAAANTLEVADGRFTGRVTGEIVDRAGKARWLTRFAEQARVPLEQTVAIGDGANDLDMLNTAGLGVAFNAKPVVREAADTAVNVPFLDTVLYLLGITRDEVEAADELHGTPPEYEEHGASPH